A stretch of Bombina bombina isolate aBomBom1 chromosome 2, aBomBom1.pri, whole genome shotgun sequence DNA encodes these proteins:
- the MRPS30 gene encoding 39S ribosomal protein S30, mitochondrial yields MAACRVLGKHGSNALRTGYSSLHTDTALTPASSSLYPPIVASLTAKSKASSRRRIEEFYNRAHAASSVEEKLKIITGLQRLKYVVYPQTFALNADRWYQDFTKTAFLPGLPHKRHGDTGGVDALTSEDLADVKSLVCEALLQELFYHKKGRTFMSRFQEHSSAPFLSNLMSILSSQCAKHNPLLAQSCLDSKPQVNFYWLRGETTVPRGHRRGRVDPVRFQIDDQPFLQIRVPKQLPEFLPLDEIVPDEIPRIPYEPNRLPLFRRQYENKVFIGSKIKDPCKFGHTQVHLVPDRFTRDRLTKINLADQIEVFLRANAITSLFAWTGAQAMYQGFWSQADVTRPFVSQGIISDGKYFSFFCYQLNTLALAVDSDRNNPRKNICWGTSSTPLYEAVEDDQIHGFNDDVLKQIIAFLLNRPELI; encoded by the exons ATGGCGGCTTGTAGGGTGCTCGGGAAGCATGGAAGTAATGCCCTGCGAACCGGTTACTCTTCCTTACACACCGATACAGCTCTTACTCCTGCATCCTCCTCTTTATACCCGCCCATCGTAGCTTCCCTAACGGCTAAAAGCAAAGCCTCTAGTCGCCGGCGAATAGAGGAGTTCTATAACCGTGCGCATGCTGCTAGCAGCGTTGAGGAAAAGCTGAAAATAATCACCGGGCTGCAGAGGCTCAAATACGTAGTGTACCCGCAAACATTCGCTCTCAACGCCGACAGATGGTACCAGGATTTCACAAAAACTGCCTTCCTGCCCGGGTTGCCTCATAAGAGACATGGGGACACGGGGGGCGTTGATGCCCTGACCAGTGAGGACCTGGCAGACGTGAAGTCTCTAGTGTGTGAGGCGCTGCTGCAGGAGTTATTTTACCACAaaaagggtcgcaccttcatgtccCGGTTTCAGGAGCACTCATCAGCCCCATTCCTCTCCAACTTGATGTCCATTCTGAGCAGTCAGTGTGCCAAGCATAACCCCCTACTCGCACAGTCATGCCTGG ATTCAAAGCCACAAGTTAACTTTTATTGGTTGCGAGGCGAGACAACTGTGCCACGTGGTCATAGAAGAGGTCGTGTTGATCCTGTTCGATTTCAGATTGATGATCAGCCTTTTCTCCAAATCAGAGTGCCTAAACAACTTCCAGAA TTTCTCCCTCTAGATGAAATAGTACCTGATGAAATTCCACGTATCCCTTATGAGCCAAACAGATTGCCTCTCTTTAGAAGACAATATGAAAATAAAGTATTCATAG GTAGCAAAATTAAAGATCCTTGTAAGTTTGGACATACACAAGTTCATTTGGTGCCTGATCGGTTCACTCGAGACAGACTAACGAAAATAAACCTTGCTGATCAGATTGAAGTGTTTTTGCGCGCCAATGCGATTACTAGTCTTTTTGCATGGACAGGGGCCCAAGCAATGTATCAAG gTTTCTGGAGCCAGGCAGATGTGACAAGGCCATTTGTTTCACAGGGTATTATTTCTGATgggaaatatttttcatttttttgttaccAACTGAACACATTGGCTTTGGCAGTGGATTCTGATCGAAATAACCCAAGAAAGAATATTTGCTGGGGCACAAGCAGCACTCCACTTTATGAAGCAGTAGAAGACGACCAAATCCATGGATTTAACGATGATGTTTTAAAGCAGATTATTGCCTTCCTCCTTAATCGGCcagaattaatttaa